Proteins from a genomic interval of Anas platyrhynchos isolate ZD024472 breed Pekin duck chromosome 4, IASCAAS_PekinDuck_T2T, whole genome shotgun sequence:
- the SCARB2 gene encoding lysosome membrane protein 2 isoform X1 has protein sequence MKSLCLVTAGVLALTLLIASISLLVAHVFQSVVDLQVKQGTVLKNGTETFEAWEDPPPPVYMQFYFFNVTNPLEVLQGATPLVEEKGPYTYREYRPRVHVQFLDNGTKVSALNPKTYVFEPQKSVGDPEVDLIRTINVPAVTAMEWTRATSLQFATEVLLLLYQESLFTVRTVHELLWGYKDKLLSTIHLLHPEIDPVFGFFNKMNGTDDGEYVFLSGERNYLNFSRIVEWKGKESLNWWTTKSCNMINGTDGTSFHPLISKDENIYIFSSDFCRSFYLVYDSSGSVAGIPTYRFVPSPMVFANTTINPDNAGFCVPPGNCPGTGVLNVSICKQGAPIFLSAPHFYQAEQKFIEDIEGMHPTKEYHETFVDINPLTGLVLQAAKRMQINVHVRKLPEFFETGNIRTLIFPVMYLNESVLIDEASASKLKHVLLEASVVTGIPFIIMAIGIVFGIVFIVLVCRSRGVSEESTEEERSPLIRT, from the exons aTGAAGTCGCTGTGCCTCGTCACGGCGGGGGTCCTGGCCCTGACGCTGCTCATCGCCAGCATCTCCTTGCTGGTGGCGCACGTCTTCCAGTCCGTGGTGGACCTGCAGGTGAAGCAG GgaacagtattaaaaaatgGCACAGAAACCTTTGAAGCCTGGGAAGATCCTCCTCCACCAGTCTACATGCAGTTCTACTTTTTTAATGTGACAAATCCGTTAGAAGTGCTTCAAGGAGCTACTCCTCTTGTAGAGGAAAAAGGGCCGTACACCTACCG AGAATACAGGCCAAGAGTGCACGTTCAGTTTTTGGACAATGGCACCAAAGTATCTGCTCTGAATCCAAAGACATATGTATTTGAGCCTCAGAAGTCAGTTGGAGACCCTGAAGTGGATCTCATCAGAACAATTAATGTTCCTGCAGTG ACTGCAATGGAGTGGACCAGGGCAACCTCTCTTCAGTTTGCCacagaggtgctgttgctgctaTACCAAGAATCCCTGTTTACAGTTCGCACTGTGCATGAATTACTGTGGGGCTACAAGGACAAGCTGCTGTCAACCATTCATCTTCTGCATCCCGAGATCGATCCAGTGTTTGGTTTCTTTAATAAG ATGAATGGAACTGATGATGGAGAATATGTTTTCCTAAGTGGGGAAAGGAACTACCTTAACTTCTCACGGATtgtggaatggaaaggaaaaga gtCATTGAATTGGTGGACAACAAAGTCATGTAACATGATCAATGGAACAGATGGAACATCCTTTCACCCACTGATTAGCAAAGATGAGAACATTTATATCTTCTCTTCTGATTTCTGCag atCTTTTTACCTGGTGTATGACAGCTCGGGAAGTGTTGCAGGCATCCCAACCTACCGCTTTGTGCCCTCTCCTATGGTGTTTGCCAACACCACCATTAACCCAGACAATGCTGGATTCTGTGTGCCTCCAGGAAACTGCCCTGGCACTGGGGTCCTCAACGTCAGCATCTGCAAGCAAG GTGCTCCCATATTTCTATCAGCTCCACATTTTTACCAAGCAGAGCAAAAGTTTATAGAGGACATAGAGGGCATGCACCCGACCAAGGAATATCATGAGACATTTGTGGACATCAATCCT CTGACAGGGCTTGTCCTTCAAGCAGCCAAGCGGATGCAGATCAATGTTCATGTCAGAAAACTACCTGAAttttt TGAAACAGGCAACATCCGAACACTAATTTTCCCAGTGATGTATCTAAATGAG agTGTTCTGATTGATGAAGCATCTGCCAGCAAACTCAAGCACGTCTTGCTGGAAGCCAGTGTTGTAACTGGAATCCCCTTTATAATCATGGCTATTGGAATTGTTTTTGGGATTGTTTTTATTGTGCTCGTGTGCAGGTCCCGGGGAGTAAGTGAAGAG AGTACTGAAGAAGAAAGGTCCCCACTCATCAGGACATAG
- the SCARB2 gene encoding lysosome membrane protein 2 isoform X2, with protein sequence MKSLCLVTAGVLALTLLIASISLLVAHVFQSVVDLQVKQGTVLKNGTETFEAWEDPPPPVYMQFYFFNVTNPLEVLQGATPLVEEKGPYTYREYRPRVHVQFLDNGTKVSALNPKTYVFEPQKSVGDPEVDLIRTINVPAVTAMEWTRATSLQFATEVLLLLYQESLFTVRTVHELLWGYKDKLLSTIHLLHPEIDPVFGFFNKMNGTDDGEYVFLSGERNYLNFSRIVEWKGKESLNWWTTKSCNMINGTDGTSFHPLISKDENIYIFSSDFCRSFYLVYDSSGSVAGIPTYRFVPSPMVFANTTINPDNAGFCVPPGNCPGTGVLNVSICKQGAPIFLSAPHFYQAEQKFIEDIEGMHPTKEYHETFVDINPLTGLVLQAAKRMQINVHVRKLPEFFETGNIRTLIFPVMYLNESVLIDEASASKLKHVLLEASVVTGIPFIIMAIGIVFGIVFIVLVCRSRGVSEEGGEVLIDSE encoded by the exons aTGAAGTCGCTGTGCCTCGTCACGGCGGGGGTCCTGGCCCTGACGCTGCTCATCGCCAGCATCTCCTTGCTGGTGGCGCACGTCTTCCAGTCCGTGGTGGACCTGCAGGTGAAGCAG GgaacagtattaaaaaatgGCACAGAAACCTTTGAAGCCTGGGAAGATCCTCCTCCACCAGTCTACATGCAGTTCTACTTTTTTAATGTGACAAATCCGTTAGAAGTGCTTCAAGGAGCTACTCCTCTTGTAGAGGAAAAAGGGCCGTACACCTACCG AGAATACAGGCCAAGAGTGCACGTTCAGTTTTTGGACAATGGCACCAAAGTATCTGCTCTGAATCCAAAGACATATGTATTTGAGCCTCAGAAGTCAGTTGGAGACCCTGAAGTGGATCTCATCAGAACAATTAATGTTCCTGCAGTG ACTGCAATGGAGTGGACCAGGGCAACCTCTCTTCAGTTTGCCacagaggtgctgttgctgctaTACCAAGAATCCCTGTTTACAGTTCGCACTGTGCATGAATTACTGTGGGGCTACAAGGACAAGCTGCTGTCAACCATTCATCTTCTGCATCCCGAGATCGATCCAGTGTTTGGTTTCTTTAATAAG ATGAATGGAACTGATGATGGAGAATATGTTTTCCTAAGTGGGGAAAGGAACTACCTTAACTTCTCACGGATtgtggaatggaaaggaaaaga gtCATTGAATTGGTGGACAACAAAGTCATGTAACATGATCAATGGAACAGATGGAACATCCTTTCACCCACTGATTAGCAAAGATGAGAACATTTATATCTTCTCTTCTGATTTCTGCag atCTTTTTACCTGGTGTATGACAGCTCGGGAAGTGTTGCAGGCATCCCAACCTACCGCTTTGTGCCCTCTCCTATGGTGTTTGCCAACACCACCATTAACCCAGACAATGCTGGATTCTGTGTGCCTCCAGGAAACTGCCCTGGCACTGGGGTCCTCAACGTCAGCATCTGCAAGCAAG GTGCTCCCATATTTCTATCAGCTCCACATTTTTACCAAGCAGAGCAAAAGTTTATAGAGGACATAGAGGGCATGCACCCGACCAAGGAATATCATGAGACATTTGTGGACATCAATCCT CTGACAGGGCTTGTCCTTCAAGCAGCCAAGCGGATGCAGATCAATGTTCATGTCAGAAAACTACCTGAAttttt TGAAACAGGCAACATCCGAACACTAATTTTCCCAGTGATGTATCTAAATGAG agTGTTCTGATTGATGAAGCATCTGCCAGCAAACTCAAGCACGTCTTGCTGGAAGCCAGTGTTGTAACTGGAATCCCCTTTATAATCATGGCTATTGGAATTGTTTTTGGGATTGTTTTTATTGTGCTCGTGTGCAGGTCCCGGGGAGTAAGTGAAGAG GGAGGGGAAGTTTTAATAGACTCAGAATAA